A window of Coturnix japonica isolate 7356 chromosome 2, Coturnix japonica 2.1, whole genome shotgun sequence contains these coding sequences:
- the PDIA4 gene encoding protein disulfide-isomerase A4 has protein sequence MRRQGLWLLLLLGLAQLAVLAAQEDGGESVIQEVDDGDDDEEEDDDDDDNYEVKEENGVLVLNDANFDIFTADKDTVLLEFYAPWCGHCKQFAPEYEKIAKTLKENDPPIPVAKIDATAATALASRFDVSGYPTIKILKKGQPVDYDGSRTEDAIVAKVKEISDPNWTPPPEATLVLTQDNFDDVVNNADIILVEFYAPWCGHCKRLAPEYEKAAQELSKRTPPIPLAKVDATAETELAKKFDVTGYPTLKIFRKGKPYDYSGPREKYGIVDYMIEQAGPPSKQIQATKQVQEFLKDGDDVIIIGVFSGETDEAYQLYQEAAHSLREDYKFHHTFSNEIAKLLKVSPGKLVVMQPEKFQSKHEPKMHVLDIKHSTDESEIKEHVVKHALPLVGHRKPSNDARRYAKRPLVVVYYTVDFSFDYRVATQYWRGKVLEVAKDFPEYVFAVSDEEDYSSEIKDLGLLESGEDVNVAILDEGGKKYAMEPEEFDSDVLRQFVLAFKKGKLKHIVKSQPVPKNNKGPVKVVVGKTFDTIVMDPKNDVLIEFYAPWCGHCKKLEPVYTELGKKYKNEKNLVIAKMDATANDVTNDHYKVEGFPTIYFAPRDKKNNPIKFEGGDRDLEHLSEFIEEHATKRSRTKEEL, from the exons AATCTGTTATACAAGAAGttgatgatggtgatgatgatgaagaagaagatgatgatgatgacgatAATTATgaagttaaagaagaaaatggtgtGTTAGTCTTGAATGATGCAAACTTTGACATCTTTACTGCAGACAAGGACACTGTGCTCCTGGAGTTCTACGCACCATG GTGCGGGCATTGCAAGCAGTTTGCTCCCGAGTATGAAAAGATAGCCAAAACCCTGAAGGAAAATGACCCTCCTATTCCAGTTGCCAAAATTGATGCTACTGCGGCCACTGCACTAGCAAGTCGTTTTGATGTCAGTGGTTACCCAACCATTAAAATCCTGAAAAAAGGCCAGCCTGTTGACTATGATGGTTCTCGAACAGAAGACG CAATTGTAGCCAAAGTCAAGGAGATTTCTGACCCCAATTGGACCCCTCCACCAGAAGCTACTCTGGTATTGACCCAGGATAATTTTGATGATGTTGTGAATAATGCTGACATAATTCTGGTGGAATTCTATGCTCCATG GTGTGGACACTGCAAAAGACTTGCTCCAGAATATGAGAAGGCTGCCCAGGAGCTCAGCAAGCGCACACCTCCCATTCCTCTGGCTAAAGTCGAtgccactgctgaaactgaGCTTGCAAAGAAGTTTGATGTTACTGGCTATCCAACTCTGAAAATCTTTCGCAAAGGCAAACCTTACGACTACAGTGGTCCACGAGAGAAATACG GTATTGTTGACTACATGATTGAACAGGCTGGTCCTCCATCTAAACAGATTCAGGCTACGAAACAGGTACAGGAATTTCTGAAGGATGGAGATGATGTCATTATCATTGGTGTTTTTAGTGGAGAAACTGATGAAGCTTATCAGCTCTATCAGGAAGCAG CTCACAGTCTAAGAGAAGATTACAAGTTCCATCACACCTTCAGTAATGAGATTGCAAAACTATTAAAAGTATCTCCTGGAAAACTGGTTGTCATGCAGCCGGAAAAGTTTCAATCAAAGCACGAGCCCAAGATGCATGTTTTGGATATTAAA cattCTACAGATGAATCGGAGATCAAAGAGCATGTAGTGAAACATGCTTTACCTCTAGTTGGTCATCGCAAGCCTTCCAATGATGCTAGAAGATATGCTAAGCGTCCTCTAGTGGTGGTCTATTATACTGTTGACTTTAGTTTTGACTATCGTGTTG CTACCCAGTACTGGAGAGGCAAAGTCCTAGAAGTAGCCAAGGACTTCCCTGAAtatgtgtttgctgtttctgatgAGGAAGattattcttctgaaataaaagatcTAGGTCTGCTTGAGAGTGGAGAGGATGTAAATGTTGCCATTCTGGATGAAGGTGGCAAGAAATATGCCATGGAGCCAGAAGAGTTTGACTCTGATGTCCTCAGGCAGTTTGTGCTGGCATTCAAAAAAg GAAAACTGAAGCATATTGTGAAGTCACAGCCAGTGccaaaaaataacaaagggCCTGTGAAGGTGGTAGTGGGTAAAACTTTTGATACCATAGTAATGGATCCAAAGAATGATGTTCTCATAGAGTTCTATGCCCCGTGGTGTGGACACTGCAAGAAACTAGAACCAGTGTATACTGAGCTAGGCAAAAAAtacaagaatgagaaaaatctaGTCATAGCCAAGATGGATGCTACTGCCAACGATGTGACAAATGATCACTACAAAGTGGAAGGATTCCCTACCATCTACTTCGCTCCAAGGGACAAGAAGAACAATCCTATTAAATTTGAAGGCGGTGATAGAGATTTAGAGCATTTGAGTGAATTTATAGAGGAGCATGCAACAAAACGTTCTAGAACAAAAGAAGAGCTTTAG